Proteins from one Elgaria multicarinata webbii isolate HBS135686 ecotype San Diego chromosome 3, rElgMul1.1.pri, whole genome shotgun sequence genomic window:
- the LOC134396984 gene encoding zinc finger protein 850-like: MEGPLLPKSDLISWLEEKGELFVQEAMTEGDLCETVKEKELPQGRNHTEEKSYKNLESRQSFKWRKDLIGHERIHTGEKPLKCLECEKSFSQKVHLKSHQRIHTGEKRFTCLECGKRFNQKAHLKNHQRIHTGEKPFTCLECEKSFKQKAHLKNHQRIHTGEKPFKCLDCGKSFSQRASLTFHQRTHTGEKPFKCLECGESFSLKSQLKFHQRIHTEEKSFICLECGKSFRWKSLLKYHQRIHTGEKPFKCLECGKTFSQSSCLTSHQRIHTGEKPFKCLECGKTFSQSSCLTSHQRIHTGEKPFKCLECGKTFSHGRSLTSHQRTHTGDKPFQCLECGKSFRRNNNLTVHQRIHTGEKPFQCPECGKSFSQRICLILHQRIHTGEKPFECLECRKSFRQKSSLTSHQRIHTGEKPFQCQECGKSFSRNNQLSAHRRIHTGEKPFQCLECGKCFRKRSVLNIHQSIHTGEKPYKCMECGKSFKKGEDLTEHHRIHTGEKPFQCLECGKCFRKRSVLTIHQSIHTGEKPYKCMECGRSFKKGEDLTEHHIIHTGEKPFQCLECGKCFRKRSVLNIHQSMHTGEKPYKCMECGRSFKKGEDLTEHHRFHTGEKPFQCLECGKCFRRRSILNIHQSIHTGEKPYKCMECGKSFRKGEDLTKHHRIHTGEKPFQSLQH; encoded by the exons atgg AGGGGCCTTTGCTGCCCAAATCTGACCTCATCTCTTGGCTTGAAGAAAAAGGGGAACTGTTTGTCCAGGAGGCCATGACAG AAGGGGATTTGTGCGAGACAGTGAAGGAAAAGGAACTGCCTCAA GGGAGAAACCACACAGAGGAGAAATCATATAAAAATCTGGAGAGTAGACAGAGCTTCAAATGGAGGAAAGACCTCATTGGTcatgaaagaatccacacaggggagaaaccattgaAATGCCTGGAATGTGAaaaaagcttcagtcagaaggtTCACCTTAAGtctcatcaaagaatccacacaggagagaagcgaTTTACATGCctagaatgtggaaagaggttcaatcAGAAGGCTCACCTGAAGaatcatcaaagaatccacacaggagagaagccatttacaTGCCTAGAATGTGAAAAGAGCTTTAAACAGAAGGCTCACCTGAAgaatcatcaaagaattcacacaggagagaagccatttaaatgccttgattgtggaaagagcttcagtcagagagcAAGCCTTACCTTTcaccaaagaactcacacaggggagaaaccatttaaatgcctagaatgtggggaaagcttcagttTGAAGTCACAACTTAAGttccatcaaagaatccacacagaggAGAAATCGTTTATATGcctagaatgtgggaagagcttccgtTGGAAGTCATTGCTTAAGtaccatcaaagaatccacacaggagagaaaccctttaaatgcctggagtgtggaaagaccttcagtcAAAGTTCATGCTTGACCtctcatcaaagaatccacacaggagagaaaccctttaaatgcctggagtgtggaaagaccttcagtcAAAGTTCATGCTTGACCtctcatcaaagaatccacacaggagagaaaccctttaaatgcctggagtgtggaaagac tTTCAGTCATGGTAGAAGtcttacttcacatcaaagaactcacactggggacaAACCATTTcagtgcctggagtgtggaaagagctttcgtCGGAATAACAACCTTACCGtccaccaaagaattcacactggggagaaaccatttcaatgcccagagtgtggaaagagtttcagtcagagaaTATGCCTCATTTtgcatcagagaatccacacaggggagaaaccatttgaatgcttAGAATGTCGGAAGAGCTTCCGTCAGAAATCAAGCCTTACCtcccatcagagaatccacacaggagaaaaaccatttcagtgccaggaatgtggaaagagcttcagccggAATAACCAGCTTTCTGCCCAccgaagaattcacacaggagagaaaccatttcagtgcctggagtgtgggaaatgtttcagGAAAAGGTCCGTCCTTAATATACACCAAAGCATCcatactggggagaaaccatataaatgcatggagtgtggaaagagcttcaagaaGGGGGAAGACCTTACAGAACATCacagaattcacactggggagaaaccatttcagtgcctggagtgtgggaaatgtttcagGAAAAGGTCCGTCCTTACCATACATCAAAGCATCcatactggggagaaaccatataaatgcatggagtgtggaaggaGCTTCAAGAAGGGCGAAGATCTTACAGAACATCAcataattcacactggggagaaaccatttcagtgcctggagtgtgggaaatgtttcagGAAAAGGTCCGTCCTTAATATACATCAAAGCATGcatactggggagaaaccatataaatgcatggagtgtggaaggaGCTTCAAGAAGGGCGAAGACCTTACGGAGCATCACAgatttcacactggggagaaaccatttcagtgcctggagtgtgggaaatgttttagGAGAAGGTCCATCCTTAATATACATCAAAGCATCcatactggggagaaaccatataaatgcatggagtgtggaaagagcttcaggaagGGCGAAGACCTTACAAAGCATcatagaattcacactggggagaaaccatttcaatCTTTGCAGCATTGA